In a genomic window of Brassica rapa cultivar Chiifu-401-42 chromosome A10, CAAS_Brap_v3.01, whole genome shotgun sequence:
- the LOC103845894 gene encoding cation/calcium exchanger 1 — protein sequence MASLFSSPLTSRSLSLLINLFFIFLIYLHFSSPNPPHSGSIKHLNSLAGGDSCSEGLAALDDHRSKCSYISSQSKCGQQGYIDYLKIFFCVFGESPVLGHLVLSIWLFVLFYLLGDTAASYFCPSLDSLSKVLKLSPTMAGVTLLSLGNGAPDLFSSVVSFTRSNNGDFGLNSVLGGAFFVSSFVVGTICLLIGSRDVSIDKYSFIRDVVFLLVALCCLGLIVFVGRVTIWVALCYISIYLLYVGFLSASHFLDRKKPLSDQILRTKEDLAEMGVPFLGYIDEEKPLPPQKVVQESRTQEQEFKIVILDLPPKQPSCFSVLVSIVGLPLYLPRRLTIPVVSEEKWSRPCAVVSTAIAPVLLTELYCSHYSGSKRSLTLYIISGIIGLFFCIIAYLTTEKSRPPKKFSLVWLLGGFTMSVTWTYIIAQELVSLLISLGNIFGISPSVLGLTVLAWGNSLGDLIANVTVAVHGGKDGAQIALSGCYAGPLFNTVIGLGVPLVITSLAEYPGVYIIPSDNSLLETLGFLMVGLLWALVIMPKKKMRLDRLVGGGLLAIYLCFLFLRLARVFGVLDIDR from the coding sequence ATGGCAAGTCTTTTCTCTTCACCTCTCACCTCacgttctctctctcttctcatcaacctcttcttcatcttcctcatctATCTCCATTTCTCTTCACCAAATCCTCCTCACTCTGGATCCATCAAACACCTGAACTCTCTCGCCGGCGGTGACAGCTGCAGCGAAGGACTCGCCGCCCTTGACGACCACCGTTCCAAGTGTTCTTACATTAGCTCTCAATCAAAATGTGGCCAACAGGGTTACATAGATTATCTCAAGATCTTCTTCTGTGTGTTCGGAGAATCCCCTGTTTTGGGCCATCTAGTTTTATCCATCTGGTTGTTTGTTCTGTTCTACTTGCTCGGAGACACGGCCGCGAGTTACTTCTGTCCTTCTTTGGACAGCTTGTCTAAGGTCTTGAAGCTGTCTCCCACCATGGCTGGAGTTACGCTTCTCTCTCTCGGAAACGGTGCGCCGGATTTGTTCTCAAGCGTTGTCTCTTTCACGAGGTCGAATAATGGTGACTTTGGGCTCAACTCTGTTTTAGGCGGTGCGTTCTTCGTCTCTAGCTTCGTTGTCGGGACGATTTGTTTGTTGATTGGGTCTAGAGATGTCTCTATCGACAAGTACAGCTTTATCCGCGACGTGGTTTTCCTTCTGGTCGCTCTTTGTTGTCTCGGTCTGATCGTTTTCGTCGGCAGAGTAACCATTTGGGTCGCGCTTTGTTACATCTCCATCTATCTCCTCTATGTAGGGTTCTTATCTGCTTCGCATTTCTTGGATCGCAAGAAACCTTTATCCGATCAGATTCTTCGTACTAAAGAGGATTTAGCCGAGATGGGCGTCCCATTCCTCGGCTATATCGATGAGGAGAAGCCGCTACCGCCGCAGAAAGTTGTTCAAGAATCAAGAACTCAAGAACAAGAATTCAAGATTGTGATTCTTGATTTGCCACCAAAGCAGCCGTCTTGCTTCTCGGTGCTAGTGAGCATCGTAGGACTACCTCTATATCTCCCCCGTCGGCTCACCATCCCCGTGGTCAGTGAAGAGAAGTGGTCAAGGCCTTGCGCGGTTGTTTCCACAGCCATCGCGCCTGTTCTACTAACCGAACTTTATTGTTCTCATTACAGCGGGTCCAAAAGAAGCCTAACACTGTACATAATCTCTGGAATAATCGGATTATTCTTTTGTATCATAGCCTACTTGACGACGGAAAAGTCTCGGCCACCAAAAAAATTCTCACTAGTTTGGCTTCTAGGCGGCTTCACAATGAGTGTGACATGGACATACATCATAGCACAAGAGCTAGTCTCATTGTTAATATCTTTAGGGAATATCTTTGGTATTAGTCCTTCCGTGTTAGGACTAACCGTCCTCGCTTGGGGCAATTCTCTAGGCGATTTGATAGCCAACGTGACCGTGGCGGTCCATGGAGGCAAGGACGGTGCGCAGATAGCACTTTCCGGGTGCTATGCGGGTCCGCTATTCAACACGGTTATTGGACTAGGCGTGCCACTTGTCATAACTTCTTTGGCTGAATATCCCGGGGTCTATATCATTCCAAGTGACAATTCGTTGCTTGAGACACTAGGGTTCTTAATGGTAGGCTTGCTTTGGGCACTTGTGATAATgccaaagaagaagatgaggctTGATCGGCTTGTCGGTGGAGGGTTACTAGCTATTTACCTATGTTTCTTGTTCTTGAGATTGGCTAGGGTTTTCGGAGTGCTTGATATCGACCGGTGA